In the Candidatus Polarisedimenticolia bacterium genome, AAGGCGGCGGCCGCCCGCGCGATCAACGCTGGATCCTCCCAGGCGGCCGTGCCGATCGACACCCGATCGGCGCCGGCCAGGAGCAGCGCGCGCATCTCCTCGACCGTGCGGATGCCGCCGCCGACCGTGAACGGCACCGTCAGTCGCGCGGCCACCCGTCCGACGAGATCCAGGAGCGGCCAGCGCTCCTCCTGCGATGCCGACACGTCGAGCAGGCAGACCTCGTCGGCCCCGTCCCGATCGTACGCGCCTGCCCTCTCGACCGGATCGCCGGCGTCCCTCAGATCCCGGAACTTGACCCCCTTCACGACGCGTCCATTCTTGATGTCGAGGCAGGGAATGACCCGGCGAAGCCGGCCGCCGGCGGTCGGATGTCCCGCGAGAGCGGAGCGCGCCGTGGCGCCGGTCGCCGCGATGTCTCGTGCCGTGACCGGCGCTCCGCTGCGGGCAGGGGCCAGGGCCGCGAAGCGGGCCAGGATCCGGCGGCCGCACTCCGAGCTCTTCTCGGGATGGAATTGCGCGCCCCAGGTCGCGCCGCGGGCGACCGCGGCCGCGAACGGCGCGGGCCCCAGGGTCAGGGCGGCGGCGCGTTCGTCGTCCGGCGTCACGGCGTAGGTGTGCGCGAAATAGGCGTCGAAGCGCTCCGGCATCTCTTCGAAGAGCGTCCCGGGCCCCCGGAGGAGGGGCGCGACCGCCGCCCAGCCGATGTGCGGCAGCGGCCGCATCGCAAGGCGCCGCACGCGACCCGGCAGGAGGCCGAGGCCCGCATCGTCCGGATCCTCGTCGCTCGCCTCGAACAGCAGGTGCATCCCGAGGCAGATGCCCAGGAACGGCCGCCCGGAGAGGGCGAATTCGCGCAAGGGCCCGGCGAGCCCCGTCTCCCGGAGGCGCCGCGCGGCGGGCCCGAACCGCCCGACCCCCGGCAGGATCAGCCGCGCCACCCCCTCGAGATCGGCCGGACCGGCAACCGGCCTCCACGGGGCCTCGAGACGATCGAGCGCCGCCTGGACATTTCTCAGGTTGCCCGCGCCATAGTCCACCACCCCGATCATTCGAGCCTCCCCTTCGTGCTCGGGACGAGGCCGCGATAGCGGCCGTCCCGGCTCGCGGCCAGCTTCACCGACTTGCCGACCGCCTTGAAGATCGCCTCGGCCTTGTGATGATCGTTCCATCCGTACGGCAGGACGACGTGCAGGTCGGCCATCAGGCCGCGCGTCAGCCCGCGCAGGAATTCCGGGATGGTGTCGGTCTCGAGATCGCCCACCCGGACGCGCCGGAAGCGGGCCCTCAGGACGAGGGACGGCCGGCCGCCGAGGTCGAGCGCCGCCAGGGCCAGCGACTCCTCCATCGGGAAGGCGAAGTACCCCGTCCTCTCGATCCCCTTGCGGTCCCCCAGCGCCCGGCGCAGGGCCTGCCCGAGCACGATGCCGCAGTCCTCCACCAGGTGGTGCTGGTCGACGTGCAGGTCCCCCCGCGCCTCGACCTCGAGATCGAGCCCGCCGTGCAGCGCCAGCGCCGTCAGCATGTGGTCGAAGAAGCCGATGCCGGTCCGGACCCGGACGCGGCCGCGTCCCTCGATCGCCAGGGCGAGACGGATGTCGGTCTCCTTCGTCGTGCGGCGCAGGCGGGCGGTGCGTCTTCTCATCGCGCCTCCTCCCCGCCTGCTCCGGCGGTCTCCCTCGCCTCGGCCAGCGCGGGGGCGAGGGCCGCCAGGAACGCGCCGACCTGCTCCCGCGTCCCGACCCCGATGCGCAGCGTGCCGCGCAGGAGCGGATGATCGCTCCGATCCCGCACCAGGACACCGCGGGACCGCAGCGCTTCGCGGATGGCGGGCGCCCGCTCTCCGAAGCGCGCCACGAGAAAATTGGCGGCGCTCGGATAGGTCGGGATGTCGAGCGCGCGCAGCGCCGCCTCGAGGTCCCCCCGCGCGGCGCGCACCTCGGCGGCGTAGCGCGTCATCCAGGCCTCGTCCTCGAGCGCCGCCGTCAGGGCCAGCAGGGCGATGGAGTTGACCGCGTAAGGCGATCGCATGCGCGCCACCCAGCGCAGCGTCGCCCGGTCCCCCAGGAGGACGCCGGCGCGCAGCCCGGCGAGGCCGTAGGCCTTGGAAAACGTCCGGGCGACGATCAGGTTCGGCAGGCGGCCGAGCGCGGCGACCGACGAGTGGCCGGCGAACTCGGCGTACGCCTCGTCGGCGAGGACGATGGCCTCGGGGCAGGCCGCCGCCAGCTCCTCGACGAACCCCGCGGGAGCCGGCGCGCCGGTCGGATTGTGCGGATTCCCCACGATGACGAGCCGGCAGCCGGCGGCCGCCGCCCGAAGCCGAGCCGCCGGGAACGACAGGTCCTGGTTGCAGTCCACGCTCACGATGTCCGCTCCGGCGAGCGTCGCGTAGAACCGATGCATCGCGTAGCCCGGATCGACGAGGACCACCTTGTCTCCGGCCCGCACGAAACAGTCGCACACGAGGCGGATCCCTTCGTCGACTCCGGAGGTCAGGACGAGTTCGAGCTCCGACCGCCGGTCGAGACCGAAATGGCCCGCCACCGCGGCGCGCGCCTCGGTCTCGTCCGGGTAGAGGGAGATGTCCTCGATCGCGATGCGGCGAAGCCGCTCGAGCACCCGGGGGGAAGGCCCGAGCAGGCTCTCGTTGAAGTCGAGCCGCAGGAATTCCTGCCGCCCCGCGGCCGGCACCGTGTAGGGCTTCAGGCGCGCCACGTCGGGCGTCGGATCGGGGGGGCTCACGGGATCCTTCTCCCGGCGGCGCCCGCTCACGGGATCACCTTCTCGAGGGCGCAGGCGATGAGATCGGTCGCGCCGGCCTGCCGCAGGCGCAGGATCACGCCCGGCAGCCCGTCGCGCGGCACCGCCGCCTTCACGGCGTACCCCTGGCCGCCGTAGAGCTCCTGGATGGTCGGCGACTTCATCGCCGGCAGCACGTCCACGACCGCCGCCAGCCTGTCGCGCGCCACGTTCATCTCCAAAAGGACGCGCCGCCGCCCCTCGAGCGCCGCCTGCATCATGGTCCGGAGCATCTCGATGCGCTCCGCCTTCGCCCCGTCGTCCAGCGCGGCGCGCGACGCGACGAAGCGGGTGGACGATTTCAGGACCTCGTCCACCACGACGAGGTGGTTCTCGCGCAGGGTCGTGCCGGTCGCGACGAGGTCGAGGATCATGTCGGCGTCCTCGGGAGGAAAGACCTCCGTCGCGCCGAAGGTGCGGATGAACACGCAGGGCACGC is a window encoding:
- a CDS encoding histidinol-phosphate transaminase, coding for MSGRRREKDPVSPPDPTPDVARLKPYTVPAAGRQEFLRLDFNESLLGPSPRVLERLRRIAIEDISLYPDETEARAAVAGHFGLDRRSELELVLTSGVDEGIRLVCDCFVRAGDKVVLVDPGYAMHRFYATLAGADIVSVDCNQDLSFPAARLRAAAAGCRLVIVGNPHNPTGAPAPAGFVEELAAACPEAIVLADEAYAEFAGHSSVAALGRLPNLIVARTFSKAYGLAGLRAGVLLGDRATLRWVARMRSPYAVNSIALLALTAALEDEAWMTRYAAEVRAARGDLEAALRALDIPTYPSAANFLVARFGERAPAIREALRSRGVLVRDRSDHPLLRGTLRIGVGTREQVGAFLAALAPALAEARETAGAGGEEAR
- the hisG gene encoding ATP phosphoribosyltransferase, whose product is MLRLALPKGRITDEVVKLLAAAGLPVRSNGRSYRPQVAETGIEAKYLKPQNIPRLIEIGAHDCGFTGHDWVVESGADVVQVLDTGLDPVTLVAAVPETGAAEALAPAGLRPGEAPPGRPLIVASEYETITRRYLDGRGVPCVFIRTFGATEVFPPEDADMILDLVATGTTLRENHLVVVDEVLKSSTRFVASRAALDDGAKAERIEMLRTMMQAALEGRRRVLLEMNVARDRLAAVVDVLPAMKSPTIQELYGGQGYAVKAAVPRDGLPGVILRLRQAGATDLIACALEKVIP
- the hisB gene encoding imidazoleglycerol-phosphate dehydratase HisB, whose translation is MRRRTARLRRTTKETDIRLALAIEGRGRVRVRTGIGFFDHMLTALALHGGLDLEVEARGDLHVDQHHLVEDCGIVLGQALRRALGDRKGIERTGYFAFPMEESLALAALDLGGRPSLVLRARFRRVRVGDLETDTIPEFLRGLTRGLMADLHVVLPYGWNDHHKAEAIFKAVGKSVKLAASRDGRYRGLVPSTKGRLE
- the hisF gene encoding imidazole glycerol phosphate synthase subunit HisF; amino-acid sequence: MIGVVDYGAGNLRNVQAALDRLEAPWRPVAGPADLEGVARLILPGVGRFGPAARRLRETGLAGPLREFALSGRPFLGICLGMHLLFEASDEDPDDAGLGLLPGRVRRLAMRPLPHIGWAAVAPLLRGPGTLFEEMPERFDAYFAHTYAVTPDDERAAALTLGPAPFAAAVARGATWGAQFHPEKSSECGRRILARFAALAPARSGAPVTARDIAATGATARSALAGHPTAGGRLRRVIPCLDIKNGRVVKGVKFRDLRDAGDPVERAGAYDRDGADEVCLLDVSASQEERWPLLDLVGRVAARLTVPFTVGGGIRTVEEMRALLLAGADRVSIGTAAWEDPALIARAAAAFGSQFVVVSIDARRRNAGFEATTHGGRRGTGMDAVQWAREAERLGAGEILLNAMDADGTRGGYDTDLTRRVARAVRLPVIASGGAGTPLDMARVLREGEADAALAASMFHDGSVSIRHAKEALRLAGVRVRL